The Miscanthus floridulus cultivar M001 chromosome 6, ASM1932011v1, whole genome shotgun sequence genomic interval GAAATTCATTCAGCCAAACAgtgataaaaaaaaacaaatatgttCAGGAGCAAAGAGAAGCAATTAATCATATATCTTGCACTGAACCTGTTCTCAACTCGATATTTATGTCTGAATTGTAATGATATATACCTTGTTTAAGGCCTCATTTATCGAACATTTGCAATATAATTAAGCGATAGTATCATGTGTTCTGCGTATTTTAAAAACTGAACGCGGTGGTTTTCTTCAGTAGTAGCACAACGTCAAGGTTCACTATAATCACCCCTAGGTACCAGTTAGCCAGATACTAGATAGAAATTGACGCATACATATACCCCCAGATTCTAGACCGTGCATCAATTCCTTAGAAATCTCCTAGCACTCACTCCAACCATTTAGCAAAACTAGCTTAATTTTGTGCATAATGACATCATGCTACATGCTTTACCAACATAAGTTTTGATCAAGTTAATAATAGTAAACAACTGATGAACAGCTCGCAAGATTGTGTTGATATTCCTCCCTCAATGAAAAAAGAACTTAGTTTGGCGACAAGCAACTGAGGTAATATAAGAATGATAAGGGGAAAAAAGAGTGAGAATAATGAGAAGGGAAGGCAAGAAGGGGCACTCACATCTTCTGCAAGAAAATGCTCAGCAAAGTTTACCCAGATACTCTGGCGACAAGGATAAAACAACAAGAGGAAGCAGGTACATCATCACTAAACGAGTAACGAAAATCGAAGTACCTCGCATTAACCAAGGAACGAAGATCGAAATACCTCTATGGCGTTTGGTACGTAGAGGCCGATTGCATAAAAATTGAAGACTACGAAGCCAGTAGTAGTCTCAAACAGGAGAGAGGTCATCCCATGAGCCTCCAATAAGTCAGCATCTGCGAAACAAAGAAGTCAAGCAAAAACAAGCTGGGATTGCCAAGAAAAGCGTAAATAAACGAAGCGCGAGGCCGGCCCTGGATCCGACGCTAAAGTCCATAGCCTCCGGGTGATCCGTCGCGGTGGTTTGCTCAGAGGAGGAGGATGGCTCACCAAAATCGGCTGTGAGCCCCCACCCAGGTTCGGCGGGAGTCCTGGATCCTCGAGGCATCGCCGATGAAGGGATGCGGAGGAGCAGCAAAGCCCGTGCCTGTGCTCCTCCCTCCTCGGTCCTCTCTGCCTCCGTGGCTAAGGTCGGGGTCACCGGTTGGCGGTTGCGGAGACGCAGATGGTCGAGAGTCGGGACGGAGCTAGGAGAAGCCGCGGGGACCTCCTCGCCTGCTTGGGACGTGAGTCGTCCAGGCTCTAGGCGGATCAGGCTAAGGGACTTTGCTGTTGGGCCGGAGGGTTGGCTTATGTGGtctgatcaaacaaatcaaatGCCTTCCCTTCTacatttttattattttctgaaAATGATCAAATTAGCTCAAACTACACCACAAACCACGTGCATCGCCGTAGGTAGGCATGGGCAAAACTTTGTGATCCCAGTGCAACGCATGGACACATACCCAA includes:
- the LOC136459296 gene encoding uncharacterized protein, encoding MPRGSRTPAEPGWGLTADFDADLLEAHGMTSLLFETTTGFVVFNFYAIGLYVPNAIESIWVNFAEHFLAEDGINCLHNELVMEVMGHEASHAQTGARRKITAVYGGPPPYESRTTNITASLWL